The Cucumis melo cultivar AY chromosome 5, USDA_Cmelo_AY_1.0, whole genome shotgun sequence genome has a segment encoding these proteins:
- the LOC127149518 gene encoding heat shock 70 kDa protein 16-like isoform X2, whose amino-acid sequence MECETEDSLPSLDSPPRRKLLSLSLIHFSISGAVSCRRYLLTGCPQVQDSFPFSIGFSSDAGLICLGINNVLIPKGQHIPSTKILSFQRNSLFHLEAVYSNPDELPPGMSSKIGCFTIFPFQGSNNSNSRVKVRVQLNMNGITTVESATIIEDTIDQQIPRRDATHSNTEKMETEFVDSSHSELVDPIINRYERS is encoded by the exons ATGGAATGTGAAACAGAAGACTCTCTTCCCTCCCTAGATTCCCCCCCCCGACGAAaacttctctctctttctctcataCATTTTTCCATCTCCGGAGCTGTTTCCTGCCGCCGTTACCTTCTGACTGGCTGTCCTCAG GTGCAAGATTCATTTCCATTCTCAATTGGCTTCTCATCAGATGCAGGCCTAATTTGCTTAGGAATAAATAACGTACTAATTCCCAAAGGCCAGCACATTCCAAGTACTAAAATTCTATCATTCCAGCGCAATAGTTTATTCCACTTGGAAGCAGTCTATAGTAACCCGGATGAACTACCTCCTGGCATGTCTTCAAAAATTGGTTGCTTTACA ATTTTTCCTTTCCAAGGCTCAAACAACTCGAATTCAAGGGTTAAAGTCAGAGTTCAATTAAATATGAATGGCATCACTACTGTTGAATCAGCTACA ATTATAGAGGATACTATAGATCAACAAATTCCTAGGAGAGATGCTACTCACTCGAACACAGAGAAGATGGAGACCGAGTTTGTTGATTCTTCCCATTCAGAG TTGGTGGATCCTATAATTAACCGATACGAAAGAAGCTAG
- the LOC127149518 gene encoding heat shock 70 kDa protein 16-like isoform X1 codes for MECETEDSLPSLDSPPRRKLLSLSLIHFSISGAVSCRRYLLTGCPQVQDSFPFSIGFSSDAGLICLGINNVLIPKGQHIPSTKILSFQRNSLFHLEAVYSNPDELPPGMSSKIGCFTIFPFQGSNNSNSRVKVRVQLNMNGITTVESATIIEDTIDQQIPRRDATHSNTEKMETEFVDSSHSESNVSRKARGTRRIDIPVI; via the exons ATGGAATGTGAAACAGAAGACTCTCTTCCCTCCCTAGATTCCCCCCCCCGACGAAaacttctctctctttctctcataCATTTTTCCATCTCCGGAGCTGTTTCCTGCCGCCGTTACCTTCTGACTGGCTGTCCTCAG GTGCAAGATTCATTTCCATTCTCAATTGGCTTCTCATCAGATGCAGGCCTAATTTGCTTAGGAATAAATAACGTACTAATTCCCAAAGGCCAGCACATTCCAAGTACTAAAATTCTATCATTCCAGCGCAATAGTTTATTCCACTTGGAAGCAGTCTATAGTAACCCGGATGAACTACCTCCTGGCATGTCTTCAAAAATTGGTTGCTTTACA ATTTTTCCTTTCCAAGGCTCAAACAACTCGAATTCAAGGGTTAAAGTCAGAGTTCAATTAAATATGAATGGCATCACTACTGTTGAATCAGCTACA ATTATAGAGGATACTATAGATCAACAAATTCCTAGGAGAGATGCTACTCACTCGAACACAGAGAAGATGGAGACCGAGTTTGTTGATTCTTCCCATTCAGAG TCTAATGTTTCAAGAAAAGCTAGGGGCACAAGGAGGATTGACATACCAGTTATATGA